The Tepidisphaeraceae bacterium genome contains a region encoding:
- a CDS encoding ABC transporter permease produces MTKRINNLTTLFRGNKLAIAGAVVIAVVTLLAMAAPIVSPYDPYAMDADAALAGPSAAHWFGADAFGRDILSRVIYGARTSLQVGLVSVAIALTAGTIIGLLAGYFGGWIDAILSRINDGLLAFPDILLALAIMAVLGASTRNVMIAIGIVYTPIFARIARGAVLQVRGQPFIEAARALGLRHGRIMLRHVLPNASAPLIVQTTLSLAFAILAEAALSFLGLGVEPDAPSWGVMLNDGKEWMELAWWIPVFPGLAITLAVFSLNVVGDALRDAFDPAAAR; encoded by the coding sequence ATGACCAAGAGGATCAACAACCTCACCACGCTCTTCCGCGGCAATAAGCTTGCAATCGCGGGGGCTGTGGTGATTGCGGTGGTCACGCTGCTCGCCATGGCGGCGCCGATCGTGTCGCCATACGACCCCTACGCGATGGACGCTGATGCGGCGCTCGCGGGGCCCAGCGCCGCGCACTGGTTTGGGGCTGATGCGTTCGGGCGCGATATCCTGAGCCGGGTGATCTACGGGGCCCGAACGTCGCTGCAGGTGGGGCTGGTGTCGGTCGCGATCGCGCTGACGGCCGGCACGATCATCGGCCTGTTGGCGGGTTACTTCGGTGGGTGGATCGACGCGATCCTGTCGCGCATCAACGACGGGCTGCTGGCGTTCCCGGACATCCTGCTGGCACTGGCGATCATGGCGGTGCTGGGGGCCAGCACGCGTAACGTCATGATCGCGATCGGCATCGTTTATACGCCGATCTTCGCGCGCATCGCCCGCGGCGCCGTGCTGCAGGTGCGGGGGCAGCCGTTCATCGAGGCCGCCCGGGCGCTGGGGCTGCGGCACGGGCGCATCATGCTGCGCCACGTGCTGCCCAACGCCAGCGCGCCGCTGATCGTGCAGACGACGCTGTCGCTGGCATTCGCGATTCTGGCCGAAGCGGCGCTGAGCTTCCTGGGGCTCGGCGTCGAGCCCGATGCGCCGTCGTGGGGCGTGATGCTGAACGATGGGAAGGAATGGATGGAACTGGCGTGGTGGATCCCCGTCTTCCCGGGGCTGGCGATCACGCTGGCGGTCTTCAGCTTGAACGTGGTGGGGGACGCGCTGCGGGATGCGTTTGATCCTGCCGCGGCGCGGTGA
- a CDS encoding alpha/beta hydrolase: protein MAEQNAVDAQLSLERFIRGTPDAIGAEAVTIVTTRGDIALRYYAAAGATTVGGAIFVGSAEEGQPRPAGGQLYPAVCKALVTAGVACVELSFRTPDDFHECVLDVLGAMAFLDECDAAPVALVAHSLSSASAVQVALLSPDVGACALLSAVAFEDAEEYLPHLGPRCAMLYVHGALDLATPLKVAQQMFELTSEPKQWLPVPDVGHALDSADDTAIVSALSQWIVTALQRPEARND from the coding sequence ATGGCCGAACAGAACGCGGTCGATGCCCAACTGTCGTTGGAACGCTTCATCCGCGGCACGCCCGATGCCATCGGCGCTGAGGCCGTGACGATCGTCACCACGCGCGGCGACATTGCGTTGCGCTACTATGCCGCCGCGGGCGCAACAACCGTCGGCGGGGCGATCTTCGTCGGCAGCGCCGAGGAAGGCCAACCGCGCCCCGCGGGTGGGCAGTTGTATCCGGCGGTGTGCAAGGCGCTGGTGACCGCCGGCGTGGCCTGCGTCGAACTATCGTTCCGCACGCCCGATGACTTTCACGAGTGCGTGCTGGACGTGCTGGGGGCGATGGCGTTTCTGGACGAGTGCGATGCGGCACCGGTCGCGCTGGTTGCGCACTCGCTGTCGAGCGCCAGCGCGGTGCAGGTGGCGCTGTTGTCGCCGGACGTAGGGGCGTGTGCGCTGCTGTCGGCCGTCGCGTTTGAGGATGCCGAGGAATACCTGCCGCACCTGGGGCCGCGATGCGCAATGCTGTACGTGCACGGCGCGCTCGATCTCGCTACACCGCTGAAGGTGGCCCAGCAGATGTTTGAACTGACGTCGGAGCCGAAGCAGTGGCTGCCCGTTCCGGATGTGGGTCATGCGCTGGATTCGGCTGACGACACGGCGATCGTTAGCGCGCTGTCGCAATGGATCGTGACTGCGTTGCAGCGGCCGGAGGCGCGGAATGATTAG
- a CDS encoding ABC transporter permease: MSTYIIKRLLAAIPVLLGVSIVAFALVRLVPGDPVTILLGPGYNEQQAAVLRERYALDRPLPMQYVAWVSRAVRGDLGESFFTGQPVLRAMIERLPVTLELTAIGILFAIFVGVPLGIASAIRPGRFVDHAARMVGLLGISVPGFWLGTILILFVSLRLGWLPSGRFVPLWEDPIENLRRMLLPGLALGTAVAAVVMRTARSAVLEVVRQDYVRTARAKGLGERAVLVRHALRNALVPVVTVIGLQAGYLLGGSVVIEQVFALPGLGRLALQAITSRDYALLQGTVLFVAVAFVMVNLLVDLLYAKLDPRISYGGK, translated from the coding sequence ATGAGCACCTACATCATCAAACGCCTGCTGGCGGCGATTCCCGTTCTGCTTGGTGTGTCGATCGTGGCGTTCGCGCTCGTGCGGCTGGTGCCGGGCGACCCGGTCACCATCCTGCTCGGCCCGGGCTACAACGAGCAGCAGGCCGCGGTGCTGCGCGAGCGGTACGCGCTCGATCGGCCGCTGCCGATGCAGTACGTGGCGTGGGTGTCGCGGGCGGTACGCGGCGACCTTGGCGAATCGTTTTTCACCGGCCAACCGGTGCTGCGCGCGATGATCGAACGCCTGCCGGTTACGCTGGAACTGACGGCCATCGGCATCTTGTTTGCAATCTTCGTCGGCGTGCCGCTGGGCATTGCCAGCGCGATTCGGCCAGGGCGGTTTGTCGATCACGCGGCTCGAATGGTGGGGCTGCTGGGCATCAGCGTGCCGGGGTTCTGGCTGGGCACGATCCTGATCTTGTTCGTCTCGCTGCGGCTCGGCTGGTTGCCATCAGGACGATTCGTGCCGTTGTGGGAAGACCCGATCGAGAACCTCCGGCGAATGCTGCTGCCGGGCCTGGCGCTCGGCACGGCGGTGGCGGCGGTGGTGATGCGCACGGCGCGGTCGGCGGTGCTGGAGGTCGTGCGGCAGGACTACGTGCGCACCGCCCGCGCCAAGGGCCTCGGCGAGCGGGCCGTGCTGGTCCGCCATGCGCTGCGCAACGCGCTGGTGCCGGTGGTAACGGTGATCGGCCTGCAGGCGGGTTACCTGCTGGGCGGTTCGGTCGTCATCGAACAGGTCTTCGCGCTGCCGGGCCTGGGCCGGTTGGCGCTGCAGGCGATCACCAGCCGTGATTACGCGCTGCTGCAGGGCACGGTGCTGTTCGTCGCGGTGGCATTCGTGATGGTGAATCTGCTGGTCGACCTGCTGTACGCCAAGCTTGACCCGCGCATCTCGTATGGTGGCAAGTGA
- a CDS encoding ABC transporter substrate-binding protein, which produces MAIAFLFTSSLLLLAGCGRSESAPRDAAARREAGELVVALQDDGKTLDPHKAADAASMHLIENLYSTLLRYAPEYGEVEPDLAERYEVSPDGLVYTFHLNRAATFHSGRRVTSADVKYSIERIRESEVRAAHFAAVKEIETPDEHTVVLRLAEPFAPLLTYVAHPMNAIVDRDVVEANDGSIDRVAAGSGPFKLVEWRKEQHLAMARHEGYHVPGLPRLSRVVFLPMPDPTVRTIALRNGEIDLILDVTGRDERVLRPAKNVSVAAVPGTFWEYVGINTAREPLNDVRVRQAIAWAIDRDAINRVVKLGAATVLDGGLIPPGHWAHAGLSIYPQRDLDKARELLTAAGVQPGELKLICKVGSAFPYQVAAGQMVKQQLRDVGIEVQLLAQESGVFFEALGKHDFDLTVVGWVGFVDPDEWTYELFHSKGMWNQQSYNNARVDALLEEGRRTTDRAARQRVYAEAQRIITDEAPMVFLYANDQASAALPAVGGFVVHPTASTIFLRDAALDGSGLIVTPAVEAADLGRQGIQGDRAAVRRFAATTGPRSSPWSGNPAPRGASPAPRSPGRPSRNRPPRAPSRSAALRTGLEAGRTRRGRASIGRAGPDRGCRS; this is translated from the coding sequence ATGGCCATCGCTTTTCTCTTCACGAGCTCGCTGCTCCTGCTCGCGGGCTGCGGGCGCAGCGAGAGCGCCCCGCGAGACGCAGCGGCGCGGCGGGAAGCGGGCGAGCTGGTCGTCGCGCTGCAGGATGACGGCAAGACGCTGGACCCACACAAGGCGGCGGATGCGGCGTCGATGCATCTGATCGAGAACCTCTACAGCACGCTGCTGCGCTACGCGCCGGAGTATGGCGAGGTGGAGCCGGACCTCGCCGAGCGATACGAGGTGTCGCCCGACGGGCTTGTGTACACGTTCCACCTGAACCGGGCCGCCACGTTCCACAGTGGCAGGCGGGTGACAAGCGCGGACGTGAAGTACAGCATCGAACGCATCCGCGAGTCGGAAGTGCGGGCGGCGCACTTCGCAGCAGTGAAAGAGATCGAGACGCCGGATGAGCACACGGTCGTGCTGCGGCTGGCCGAACCGTTCGCGCCGCTGCTGACGTACGTGGCCCACCCGATGAACGCGATCGTCGACCGCGATGTGGTGGAAGCCAACGACGGCAGCATCGATCGCGTGGCTGCGGGCAGCGGGCCGTTCAAACTTGTGGAATGGCGCAAGGAACAGCACCTGGCGATGGCACGGCACGAAGGCTATCACGTGCCGGGACTGCCGCGATTGTCGCGCGTGGTCTTCCTGCCGATGCCGGACCCTACCGTGCGCACGATCGCGCTGCGCAATGGCGAGATCGACCTGATCCTCGACGTCACCGGCCGCGACGAGCGCGTGCTGCGGCCGGCGAAGAACGTGAGCGTGGCGGCGGTGCCGGGCACGTTCTGGGAGTACGTCGGCATCAACACCGCCCGCGAGCCGTTGAACGACGTGCGCGTGCGGCAGGCGATCGCCTGGGCGATCGACCGCGATGCGATCAACCGCGTGGTGAAGCTCGGCGCCGCCACGGTGCTGGATGGCGGGCTGATTCCACCGGGCCATTGGGCGCACGCGGGGCTGTCGATCTACCCGCAGCGAGATCTGGACAAGGCCCGCGAACTACTGACGGCCGCGGGCGTGCAACCGGGCGAACTAAAGTTGATCTGCAAGGTGGGCTCGGCGTTTCCCTATCAGGTGGCGGCGGGGCAGATGGTGAAGCAGCAGCTGCGCGACGTCGGCATCGAAGTGCAGCTGCTCGCGCAGGAGTCGGGCGTCTTCTTCGAGGCGCTGGGCAAGCACGACTTCGATTTAACCGTGGTCGGCTGGGTGGGCTTCGTCGATCCGGATGAATGGACGTACGAGCTGTTCCACTCGAAGGGCATGTGGAACCAGCAGTCGTACAACAACGCGCGCGTCGACGCGCTGCTGGAGGAGGGCCGCCGCACGACCGACCGCGCCGCGCGGCAGCGCGTGTACGCAGAGGCGCAGCGCATCATTACCGACGAGGCGCCGATGGTCTTCCTGTATGCGAACGATCAGGCGTCGGCCGCGCTGCCGGCGGTGGGTGGGTTCGTGGTTCACCCGACCGCCAGCACGATCTTCCTGCGCGACGCGGCGTTGGACGGCAGCGGCCTGATCGTTACGCCCGCTGTTGAGGCGGCTGATCTTGGTCGGCAGGGGATTCAGGGGGATCGTGCAGCAGTGCGTCGATTCGCTGCGACAACTGGTCCCAGGTCATCCCCTTGGTCAGGAAATCCCGCGCCCCGAGGCGCATCGCCTGCGCCACGGTCGCCGGGTCGTCCGTCCCGGAATAGACCGCCACGGGCACCTTCGCGTAGCGCGGCTCTTCGGACAGGGCTTGAAGCAGGTCGAACCCGTCGAGGCCGGGCATCGATAGGTCGAGCAGGACCAGATCGAGGTTGCCGTTCCTAA
- a CDS encoding osmoprotectant NAGGN system M42 family peptidase: MSVGSTDEGAGERRGRGDRVVAAASSNFPREQRIAMKKLPIDMDYLTSTMLKLLEIPSPSGYTDQVVHFVGQELDALGVPFELTRRGAIRATLAGTVKEPARALVAHVDTLGAMVKGLKANGRVEVMPIGTWSSRFAEGARVTIFTGRDPLRGTILPLKASGHIFNREIDEQPTSWQHVEIRVDARCENAADLKRLNVDVGDFVGIDSGTEMLDNGFVNSRHLDDKAGVACLLAAAKAVVKAKVTLPFDCYLLFTLSEEVGSGASAVLHGHVAEMVAVDNATPGPGQACDEFSVTVCMMDLSGPFDYHLSRKLLQLAGGHDIAAKPDVFRYYRSDAASATEAGSDIRTALMCFGVDASHGYERTHVSALRAVAELASVYVQSPLTFGRDRKDLGPLKGFPTQPM; encoded by the coding sequence ATGTCAGTAGGATCAACCGACGAGGGTGCGGGTGAGCGGCGCGGTCGGGGCGATCGGGTCGTGGCGGCGGCGTCGTCGAACTTTCCACGGGAGCAACGCATCGCGATGAAGAAGCTGCCGATCGACATGGACTACCTGACCAGCACGATGCTGAAGCTGCTGGAGATCCCCAGCCCGTCGGGGTACACGGACCAGGTGGTCCACTTCGTGGGGCAGGAGCTGGACGCGCTGGGCGTGCCGTTCGAGCTGACGCGCCGCGGGGCGATTCGCGCGACGCTGGCGGGCACGGTGAAGGAGCCGGCGCGGGCGCTGGTGGCGCACGTCGACACGCTGGGGGCGATGGTGAAGGGGCTCAAAGCAAACGGGCGCGTTGAGGTGATGCCGATCGGCACCTGGTCGAGCCGGTTTGCCGAGGGGGCGCGGGTGACGATCTTCACCGGGCGCGATCCGCTGCGCGGCACGATCCTGCCGTTGAAGGCCAGCGGGCACATCTTCAACCGCGAGATCGACGAGCAGCCGACGAGCTGGCAGCACGTGGAGATTCGCGTCGACGCCCGCTGTGAGAACGCGGCCGACCTGAAGCGGTTGAACGTGGACGTGGGGGACTTCGTCGGCATCGACTCGGGCACCGAGATGCTGGACAACGGGTTCGTGAACTCGCGCCACCTCGACGACAAGGCCGGCGTGGCCTGTCTGCTGGCGGCGGCGAAGGCGGTGGTGAAGGCGAAGGTCACGCTGCCGTTCGACTGTTACCTGCTGTTCACGCTGAGCGAAGAGGTGGGCAGCGGCGCGTCGGCGGTGCTGCACGGGCACGTGGCGGAGATGGTGGCGGTGGACAACGCCACGCCCGGCCCGGGGCAGGCGTGCGACGAGTTCAGCGTGACCGTCTGCATGATGGACCTGAGCGGCCCGTTCGACTACCACCTGTCGCGCAAACTGCTGCAGCTGGCGGGCGGCCACGACATCGCTGCCAAGCCCGACGTCTTCCGCTATTACCGATCGGACGCCGCCAGCGCCACCGAGGCGGGCAGCGACATCCGCACCGCGCTGATGTGCTTCGGCGTCGACGCGTCGCACGGCTACGAGCGCACGCACGTGAGCGCGCTGCGGGCCGTGGCGGAACTGGCCAGCGTGTACGTGCAAAGCCCGCTGACGTTCGGGCGCGATCGGAAGGACCTGGGGCCGTTGAAGGGGTTCCCGACGCAACCGATGTGA
- a CDS encoding PEP-CTERM sorting domain-containing protein (PEP-CTERM proteins occur, often in large numbers, in the proteomes of bacteria that also encode an exosortase, a predicted intramembrane cysteine proteinase. The presence of a PEP-CTERM domain at a protein's C-terminus predicts cleavage within the sorting domain, followed by covalent anchoring to some some component of the (usually Gram-negative) cell surface. Many PEP-CTERM proteins exhibit an unusual sequence composition that includes large numbers of potential glycosylation sites. Expression of one such protein has been shown restore the ability of a bacterium to form floc, a type of biofilm.) produces the protein MHPFGKLATATAIVIGLGNVASAAIVDYRLQADVSFLGIPSLLPPAYQDVQVGDTFYVNFSIDTGVADSHGFNWWGIYDNAMQNVTLSVPSRNINASYGNGTIDVSNGTTHHQFDEIRCDIPLNDGLNSTFIFWLRTSSLDGVNGPSVLTNDVMPAQIELSQWNHNRTIGLYRFNGNGGPTIFSGQATVAVPEPATVGLLGIAAVSLLARRRRSQA, from the coding sequence ATGCATCCGTTCGGCAAGCTCGCTACGGCTACGGCCATCGTCATCGGTCTGGGCAACGTCGCGTCGGCGGCGATCGTCGATTACCGCCTGCAGGCGGACGTCAGTTTCCTTGGCATTCCCAGCCTGCTGCCCCCGGCGTACCAGGACGTGCAGGTGGGCGACACGTTCTACGTCAACTTCAGCATCGACACCGGCGTCGCCGACAGCCACGGGTTCAACTGGTGGGGCATCTACGACAATGCCATGCAGAACGTCACGCTCTCCGTGCCGTCGCGCAACATCAACGCCAGCTACGGCAACGGCACGATCGACGTCTCCAACGGCACCACGCACCACCAGTTTGACGAGATCCGCTGCGACATCCCGCTGAACGACGGCCTCAACTCGACGTTCATCTTCTGGCTGCGCACGTCGTCGCTCGATGGCGTGAACGGCCCGTCGGTGCTCACGAACGACGTCATGCCCGCCCAGATCGAACTGTCCCAGTGGAACCACAACCGCACGATCGGCCTGTACCGCTTCAACGGTAACGGCGGGCCCACGATCTTCTCGGGCCAGGCGACCGTCGCCGTCCCCGAGCCGGCGACCGTGGGCCTGCTCGGCATTGCCGCCGTCTCCCTGCTCGCCCGCCGCCGCCGCAGTCAGGCCTAA